A genome region from Archaeoglobus fulgidus DSM 4304 includes the following:
- a CDS encoding ABC transporter substrate-binding protein — protein MIRLAGGENVFNFDGWRTVSVEDLIAANPDVIIVSSGSGMGGGKDVVYEWVVSDDRLSGIKAVKEGRVYVVDADIINRPSYRLAEAIEVVADLIHK, from the coding sequence GTGATAAGGCTTGCTGGAGGTGAGAACGTCTTTAACTTTGATGGCTGGAGAACAGTGAGTGTTGAGGACTTGATTGCAGCCAATCCAGACGTGATTATTGTCAGCAGCGGCTCGGGGATGGGTGGAGGAAAAGACGTCGTTTACGAGTGGGTTGTAAGCGATGACAGGTTGAGCGGAATTAAGGCCGTGAAGGAAGGGAGGGTTTACGTCGTCGATGCGGACATAATAAACCGACCTTCATACAGGCTTGCAGAGGCGATTGAGGTTGTTGCTGACCTCATTCACAAGTAA